The Papaver somniferum cultivar HN1 chromosome 6, ASM357369v1, whole genome shotgun sequence genome segment gataaaaaaaaattccggttgaaccctactataaataactatatgggcctaggaccaaacaagaaattttccttttaAATAATTAAACGATTTAAATGAAGGAggattaatgaagaagaagaattcttttaatagagaaggaaatcaaagaagaagaagaagtagtagtTGTTGTAGTGAAATTTTGTTTGAATTTTGTAGGTCGTAAAAAAGAAGAATTAAAAAAGTAGAATTAGCTTTAAAACTTTAGAGGAGGTGGCGAATAAGAAAAATATGGGTGGCAAATACGTGATTTATAGTTGGGTTTTGATCAGGGTTTTGTACCGCGCTCAAGCCTCTTTCAATCCTAGCTCCGTCCTGAACACGAGCCAGGGCGTGCTCGTAATAGCGTAACTGCCAACCATACCTTTAGTCTGTTCTAGTACCACTGCAACAGTGACGCACAGTATACGGGAAATTTGACGCGTGGTGCAGTAGGATTGTTTCATGTTCCCCACAACCCGCGCATTTCTTATACGGTCGTTACTATTTTCCTTTCTGGTTTTCCTCGGACAAACATTTCACAAAaagatttcttaattttttttaagcGTTTTTGATAGAAGCCCTAGAAAATGGAGGAAAAACTGATACAGAGATTAGAATCTGCAGTGCAACGTTTAGAGTCGCTTTCTTCTGGATTTCGTTATGGTTCTACGGGAATTAGTACCGATGGTGATGATCATGCACCATTAGATCCATCAATCTCTGCATATCAAGATCTAATTGATCAATTTGTTGGTAGGATCTTATCTGCTGCTGAGAACATTGGTGGGAATGTTCTTGAAGCTACTAAAGTTTTAGAAGAAGCGTTTAGTGTTCAGAAAGAACTTCTCATCAAAGTCAAGCAATGTCAGGTTGGTTTTATGCTGAATAcaaatttcttcatttttttaatttgttttggAATTTGAGTTTTTTATGGATCTATCAACTTTGCCAGAATATGTGTATTAAAGAAGTTTAGGCGTTGCTAAAAAGACAAACATCATGCCTTCATACCAATTGCAGTAAATGCAATAAATGCATACCAATTAGGCCAATGATTTATAtgagtgtattttttttttcttgcagaaaccagacCTCGAGGCTTTGGCTGGTTTTCTCAAGCCGTTGAACGAAGTAATTATGAAAGCAAATGCCTTGACAGAAGGAAAACGACCTGATAACTTTAACCACTTGAAGGCTGCAGCTGATAGTCTAACCGCTCTAGCTTGGATTGCTTATTCTGGCAAAGATTGTGGTGAGTAGGATAAAGCGTCCAGACTTGTGTGGCAAACATCTGAGATTTGTATTAGTCGTTCATTTCTCATCTTTTGCGCCTCATTTTGCTTGCCCTTCTTAGGTATGAGTCTTCCTATTGCACATGTGGAAGAAAGTTGGAATATGGCAGAATTTTATAGCAACAAGGTGCATATCTTTTCATATTTTGTAATAAGAAGTACTCTTTATGCCAACCACATCCCAATTATGGGTTGCACAGATATAAGTTGATAGAGTTACATATGTTTTCTAGACACTAGTATATTTACATAAATATTTTCGAGCAGATTCTTGTTGAGTTCAAAAGTAAGGACCCAAATCATTTGGAGTGGGCTAAAGCTCTGAAAGATCTTTACTTACCTGGCCTGAGGGACTATGTTAAGAGTTTCCATCCTTTGGGTCCAGCTTGGAATCCTACTGGTAAAGCAACTGTTTCAGCACCCACATCAGTCCCATCAAAAGCTCAGTCAAAGGGAGGCCCTGCCCCTCCACCGCCTCCTGCTGCTTCTCTCTTGAGTGCTGAACCTTCTAAGGCACCATCATCACAACCAAAAGGGATGTCGGCTGTATTTCAAGAGATCAGTTCAGGATCTGTGACTTCAGGTAAAGGCACTATTGGTTAGCAAAtgaatcactttttttttctttcagttgTTTGAATGATTAGAATGTTTCTCCTCCTATAATCCCAGGGTTGAGGAAGGTAACAGACGACATGAAGTCAAAGAACCGTGCAGATAGAAGTGGTGTTGTTAACTCTAATGAGAAGGAGTCTCGTACTAGTTCTCCTTCTGTTACCAAAGTAGGACCTGCAAAATTTGAGCTTCAAATGGGTCGCAAGTGAGTATGCTGCAAATGTTCGCTCTTTAATTTGAAAGTTGACACTGTCCTTTTGTAGTCCACTAGTATCAGGTGTCTTATGAGATGGGTTTGGTTTGTGACTCGTTGCTTATGATCAGATGGGTTGTTGAGAATCAAGTTGGAAGAAAGGACTTGGTCATTGACGAATGTGATTCTAAACAGTCTGTATATGTTTATGGGTGCAAAGATTCTGTTTTGCAGATCAAAGGTAATTGGTACTGAATTCTGTAATAAGTCTTACACTTTTAATCTTTGAGTATCATCTGTACAGGTTTTTTATATAGGAAAGGATAAGAAGCTTATTAACCCTTTAACAACGTACAGGAAAAGTGAACAACATAACGCTGGATAAATGCTCAAAGATGGGAATTGTCTTTACGGTTAGTAGACACCACAAAGTCTGATTTACATCAGCATCAGTTTGGTGGAGATATATACTCACTTACAATTTCAATATACATATCTCTTGAATACAGGATGTCGTGGCAgcttttgagattgtgaattGCACAGGCGTAGAGGTGCAGTGTCAGGTATTTTTTACTTGTAATCGTCGGACTCCTTACCATTTCAATTCAGTTAGGCTAATGCATAACTTCCTTACACTGGTCTAGAGTGACTTCAACCGCATAGGCTATCAACTAAGTTAGATTCATGGACACAAATGATGGCATTCCTGGGCAAGATTCTCTGTTGACACTTGCTTTTTGGTGGTTACTTTTTCAGGGTTCCGCACCAACAGTTTCAGTGGACAATACTTCAGGTTGCCAACTATATTTAAGCAAAGATTCTTTAGAGACTTCTATAACGACAGCTAAGTCAAGCGAAATCAACGTTTTAGTACCTGGGGATTCACCTGATGGTGATTTGGTATGGAtccctctctcttgatttgatcagTTCAGTGCAGTTTTAGTACAGGATAATTTTCTGTTTCATACAGTACCCAAGACCAGGTCATCTCTTTTGTTCGAGTATATGCATCCAATATGGAGTTTATGCTCTCTGTCTACGGAACATAAACATTAGGATCCCCGTAATTTTGGTAATTTCAATGATATTCAACGATTTGTAAGGCTGGAAAAAGTAAACTCCAATTTGCAATCTTTTTCGCAGGTGGAGCACGCACTGCCACAACAGTTTGTCAATGTTTACAAGGATGGCCAGTTTACAACTACGCCAGTCTCTCACTCTGGTGCATAAATGACATGGTTTAGAAGATTTTCGGTTTCCGTTCTTTAAATTTATATCAGCCTTTCTGGAGAAGTAGAGATGCAGCTATGCTTAGTTGGTGTTTTAAGGTCAGAAATGAAAATGACCTTTTCTTTTTAACTCCATATATTCTTTTTTGTTCAGTCATTCACACAGTTGCAAGTTTTGTAATATTTTACAGTTTCCGTCAGAGCTTGGTTATTTTTAGACACCTTTAGTCCTTTAAACTGTTTCCGAACACTCCTTTGGTTTAATAAATTTGCAGTTCATAAACCTCTTGCATTTTGGTCTTATTGAAGAATATTAGCAATCCATGTAACAAGTCATTCTCATATAAAGTTTACTTGGCAAAGAATTATTCTCCCCCTTTTCACACTCCATTCTCTGTTTTGGTGATTTTGTCTCACCCTTTGGTATTGTAAGTAGGTGTCAACACATACTTTCCTTTCAACTTCTCAAGCTTACAAGCTACCGCAATGGTTGAGGTGATGCTCACTCTTGTTAGAGTTGGGGTTAAATTTTCTTTGGCAATTTCAAAGATTTGTGGATATTCTTGAATTGAATAAACAAATTTGAAACCTAACTGATTGAAGAACACTTAATGCCGTGAAATAGACTTCACACTATTATTAGTCTCAAGTCTAAGTCAAGTCTCATTTCTACGCCTTAAATGTTACGCCCAAATTCTTTTAAACTTCTctctatcttcttcatctttctcTGCCTTCGTTAAGGACTTCTGTTTCCCGCCATGGAGAAGCTTCGCCATAGCTCCTTGATCTTCTTGATTCTATCTCTCTTATTTCAATCTTTCTTCTACGCAAGTAAGTTCTGAATTTTCCATTAACTTTCAGTACAATTTCTTACAGAATTTCaagtatttgaattcagtttcCCGCTCTAATCTTGATTGAAGAACTAACCTTGTTAATGTTATGATTATTGACAGATTCAGAATCGTTCATTGGTATAAACTACGGTTTAGTTGCAGATAATCTCCCACCACCATCTGAAACAGCGAAGCTGTTAAAATCAACATCAATCGGCAAAGTCAGATTATACGGAGCAGATCCGGCGATAATAACATCCCTAGCTAATTCCGATATAGGAATCGTTATTGGTACATCGAACGCTGACATACCCGCTTTAGCAACTGATCCAAACTTCGCCAAACAATGGATTACTACAAATGTGAAACCGTATTATCCAGCAAGTAATATAATCTTGATTACAGTTGGTAATGAAGTTTTCAAATCAGGCGATCAAAATTGGATATCACAGCTTGTTCCTGCGATGCATAATGTACAAGAAGCCTTGAGTTCTGAATCTTTAGGTGGTAAGATTAAGGTTTCAACTGTTCATGCTATGTCTGTGTTGGCAAATTCTGAACCTCCTTCTGCTGGAAGTTTTGATCCTGCTTTTGGAGACACAATGAAAGGattattagggtttttgaaagatACTGGTTCTCCTTTCATGGTTAATCCTTATCCATTCTTCGCTTATCAGAGTGATCCAAGACCTGAAACTTTGGCGTTTTGTCTGTTTCAACCTAACTCGGGACGACCCGACTCGGGTACTCAAATCACCTACATGAATATGTTCGACGCTCAGGTAAATTGTTCAACTTGGTCTTGAATTTGTTTAGTTGGGCTTGTAGATTTCATATTGCTGGACTGAGAAGATGGGTGCATGACTGCATACTGATCATGACACACCTTGCAAAGGATTGTGTATAGAGATATTGCACTGAGTTCCTTGATAGTGCATCTAATAggttattttgagtttttttctttatattgaTTAGGCTCATTGTAGAAGTATTTTGGTGCAGGTTGATGCAGTACGATCAGCGTTGAATGCAATGGACTCCAAGGATGTGGAGATTGTTGTGGCAGAAACAGGATAAGCATACAAGGGAGATACTGATGAAGTTAGAGCAAGTATAGAAAATGCAAAAGCTTATAATGCTAATTTGATTGCACACCTTAGATCAATGGTTGGGACTCCACTGATGCCTGGTAAATCGGTCGATACATATCTTTTTGCGTTGTTCGATGAGAATTTGAAACCAGGGAAAGGCTCAGAGAGAGCGTTTGGGCTTTTCAATCCTGATTTAACTATGACATATGATGTTGGTCTTACAATGAGCAGCCAGGTGAGAACTGAATTCAGTATGCTTATtgcattttcctttttttttttctattgtgCTTCACTTAAGTAACTCTGAAGGTTTGCATTGGTAGGTCATAAGTTCAGGTTCAGTCTACTTCGCCGTTAAATTCATTGTTGTGTACCTGTGTTAGTTCTGCATTGAACATTTTATGAACTGTTTGTGAGCAATCTTTTTCTTTTGATTGATATGAACTGCGAATAATCATATATAGTGAATATGAAATTGAACTTTTAACTGCTGAACTATCTGTAATAGTGCCGTGTTCTTGACCCCTACAAAATCGTGTTTGCTGGGTCTTTTGAATGAGTAACATTTGATTTTGAGACACAGGTTTATCAGATTATTTGCATTGTATATTTTACATAAATGCGGTGCTACATTCATTTCTTGTCATGTTTCTAGTTCTTTTGCGAGTATGCCAATTGAATAACATGGATTTTGTTTTCTCACAGAGTCCAaaaactccgccaactccaccaCCAGCTCCGCCAACTCGAACTCCTGTATTGGCTCCGGGTACACCATATCCAACAACATTCCCAGGAGGTGGATGTGGACCCCAGGATAGCGTTTCTCTTGCTGATGGTGGCTGCAAAGGTAGCAACTGCAGTCCACCAGGTAGCGCTTGTGTTGAACCAAAAACATCACATGGACAACATATGAATGACTACACTTTTCCATGTATCATATCATCCCTCCTCTCTTTTTTGCTTTATTTCTCTTCCTTGCATTTGTAAATTCTTCACATCTCTCTGTTCAATTCATCCTGCAATGCATGAGCCATCCAGTTAAAAGCTTCGGAAACAAAACATGAGAAGCTGAGATTTTCTTCTCTCTCAAGTATGAAGAACAATGAAGTTTCCAGCTTGGGTTTTCATCCATTAATGTCAAAGCATAAATGTTCTTTCATCTCTTCAGTTGGTTGCTTTTTTTCCCCCCAGTCATACTCGTGTATGTTCTGTATAGTTTTTCTTTGAATACTATGTAACCGAGTGCTTCTGTAATTGTACATTTTGTCTTAAATTTGAAGTTTATGGATATTTTGTTACTTGGCTCTTAGCCTCTCTTTTAAACTGATTAGAAAAAAAGAACTACATAAGAGCAGATGCAcaggatttcttgttttccagatGGAGGGCCAGAGTTTATAGTAAAAACTTGATTGCAAGTAAGACCTGACAATTAGCGTTGTCGGCGTGATCCTAGGGTAACAATTTCTTGTTTTGAGTATGAGAAAGTGTCAATTTTTACTTTTGTGAAATCATGAACTATCATAACCATAGTAAGATGATGAAGATAGATTCTTCTTGTCTCTAAATGTAAACACGGGTAAAATAAAGTCTATAAAGATGCAATCTAATGGTTTGTGATCGCGCAACAACTCAAGAAGTTTGTTTTAGAAACTTTGTAAAGTTGATCTCTAAAGATGAAATATGTTGCAGATATCCAATTTGAAATCAATATTTCAGGAGAGTGGAACATTTGGCATCTCAGATTTTACTTGATGATAGAGTTATTCACTTATTCTGTTCCCTTTACTTAAAGTTACTTAAGACCATACCAAATGTTGGGAATATTACTTAAACGAGTGATTATGGAAAAACGACTTTTGGATTGGGAAACCGTGGGAAAGAAGAAGTGTTTTTTCTTAGTAAAGAAGGAAAACAAAAATTATCTTAGTATAATTAAAAGATATAAATCTCTAAAGCATACTCTTAAAGTGAGAAAAGAGTCGTAAGGTTGATGTTGTGTTTTTCCACGATCCAAGAATTTTGAACCAGATGGGGGAATTCAAGCTTTTTTCTCCATAAAGAAGTTGGTGGTGCTTTACTTGTTGGGTC includes the following:
- the LOC113289237 gene encoding cyclase-associated protein 1-like: MEEKLIQRLESAVQRLESLSSGFRYGSTGISTDGDDHAPLDPSISAYQDLIDQFVGRILSAAENIGGNVLEATKVLEEAFSVQKELLIKVKQCQKPDLEALAGFLKPLNEVIMKANALTEGKRPDNFNHLKAAADSLTALAWIAYSGKDCGMSLPIAHVEESWNMAEFYSNKILVEFKSKDPNHLEWAKALKDLYLPGLRDYVKSFHPLGPAWNPTGKATVSAPTSVPSKAQSKGGPAPPPPPAASLLSAEPSKAPSSQPKGMSAVFQEISSGSVTSGLRKVTDDMKSKNRADRSGVVNSNEKESRTSSPSVTKVGPAKFELQMGRKWVVENQVGRKDLVIDECDSKQSVYVYGCKDSVLQIKGKVNNITLDKCSKMGIVFTDVVAAFEIVNCTGVEVQCQGSAPTVSVDNTSGCQLYLSKDSLETSITTAKSSEINVLVPGDSPDGDLVEHALPQQFVNVYKDGQFTTTPVSHSGA
- the LOC113289238 gene encoding glucan endo-1,3-beta-glucosidase 7-like isoform X1: MEKLRHSSLIFLILSLLFQSFFYANSESFIGINYGLVADNLPPPSETAKLLKSTSIGKVRLYGADPAIITSLANSDIGIVIGTSNADIPALATDPNFAKQWITTNVKPYYPASNIILITVGNEVFKSGDQNWISQLVPAMHNVQEALSSESLGGKIKVSTVHAMSVLANSEPPSAGSFDPAFGDTMKGLLGFLKDTGSPFMVNPYPFFAYQSDPRPETLAFCLFQPNSGRPDSGTQITYMNMFDAQVDAVRSALNAMDSKDVEIVVAETG
- the LOC113289238 gene encoding glucan endo-1,3-beta-glucosidase 7-like isoform X2 — encoded protein: MEKLRHSSLIFLILSLLFQSFFYANSESFIGINYGLVADNLPPPSETAKLLKSTSIGKVRLYGADPAIITSLANSDIGIVIGTSNADIPALATDPNFAKQWITTNVKPYYPASNIILITVGNEVFKSGDQNWISQLVPAMHNVQEALSSESLGGKIKVSTVHAMSVLANSEPPSAGSFDPAFGDTMKGLLGFLKDTGSPFMVNPYPFFAYQSDPRPETLAFCLFQPNSGRPDSGTQITYMNMFDAQKYFGAG